In Dermacentor silvarum isolate Dsil-2018 unplaced genomic scaffold, BIME_Dsil_1.4 Seq480, whole genome shotgun sequence, a genomic segment contains:
- the LOC119435142 gene encoding uncharacterized protein LOC119435142: MGARRLLSSSPPFLRRRRSRVGPRAPRNTAFAFLTRSEAAATAEMSGRGKGGKGLGKGGAKRHRKVLRDNIQGITKPAIRRLARRGGVKRISGLIYEETRGVLKVFLENVIRDAVTYTEHAKRKTVTAMDVVYALKRQGRTLYVWTLPSPSSAMARTKQTARKSTGGKAPRKQLATKAARKSAPATGGVKKPHRYRPGTVALREIRRYQKSTELLIRKLPFQRLVREIAQDFKTDLRFQSSAVMALQEASEAYLVGLFEDTNLSATAEMSGRGKGGKGLGKGGAKRHRKVLRDNIQGITKPAIRRLARRGGVKRISGLIYEETRGVLKVFLENVIRDAVTYTEHAKRKTVTAMDVVYALKRQGRTLYGFGG, translated from the exons ATGGGCGCGCGCCGcttgctttcctcctcgcccccctTTCTCCGGCGGCGGCGAAGCCGAGTTGGGCCGCGCGCGCCCCGGAACACGGCATTCGCTTTCCTGACTCGCtccgaagcagcagcaacagccgaaatGTCTGGACGTGGCAAGGGCGGCAAGGGGCTCGGCAAGGGTGGCGCCAAGCGTCATCGCAAGGTCTTGCGTGACAACATCCAGGGCATCACCAAGCCTGCCATCCGTCGTCTCGCTCGCCGTGGTGGTGTCAAGCGCATCTCTGGCCTGATCTACGAGGAGACGCGCGGTGTCCTCAAGGTGTTCCTCGAGAACGTGATCCGGGATGCCGTCACCTACACTGAGCACGCCAAGCGCAAGACCGTCACAGCCATGGACGTCGTGTACGCTCTGAAGCGCCAGGGCCGCACCCTCTACG TTTGGACGCTCCCGTCTCCTTCTTCCGCTATGGCCAGGACAAAGCAAACCGCCCGCAAGAGTACCGGCGGGAAGGCTCCGCGTAAGCAGCTTGCCACCAAGGCTGCTCGCAAGAGTGCACCTGCCACCGGCGGTGTCAAGAAGCCGCATCGTTATAGGCCGGGCACCGTGGCCCTGCGTGAAATCCGTCGTTACCAGAAGTCGACCGAGCTGCTGATCCGCAAGCTGCCGTTCCAGCGCCTGGTGAGGGAAATCGCGCAGGACTTCAAGACCGACCTGCGATTCCAGAGCTCGGCTGTGATGGCTCTTCAGGAGGCTAGCGAGGCCTACCTGGTCGGTCTCTTCGAGGACACCAACCTGT cagcaacagccgaaatGTCTGGACGTGGCAAGGGCGGCAAGGGGCTCGGCAAGGGTGGCGCCAAGCGTCATCGCAAGGTCTTGCGTGACAACATCCAGGGCATCACCAAGCCTGCCATCCGTCGTCTCGCTCGCCGTGGTGGTGTCAAGCGCATCTCTGGCCTGATCTACGAGGAGACGCGCGGTGTCCTCAAGGTGTTCCTCGAGAACGTGATCCGGGATGCCGTCACCTACACTGAGCACGCCAAGCGCAAGACCGTCACAGCCATGGACGTCGTGTACGCTCTGAAGCGCCAGGGCCGCACCCTCTACGGTTTCGGAGGCTAA
- the LOC125941857 gene encoding histone H2A-like: protein MSGRGKGGKAKGKSKTRSSRAGLQFPVGRIHRLLRKGNYAERVGAGAPVYLAAVLEYLAAEVLELAGNAARDNKKTRIIPRHLQLAIRNDEELNKLLSGVTIAQGGVLPNIQAVLLPKKTEKKA from the coding sequence aTGTCCGGACGTGGCAAAGGAGGCAAGGCAAAGGGCAAGAGCAAGACCCGTTCCAGCCGTGCGGGTCTCCAGTTCCCCGTGGGCCGTATCCACCGTCTCCTGCGCAAGGGAAACTACGCTGAGCGCGTCGGAGCGGGCGCTCCCGTCTACCTCGCGGCCGTCCTCGAGTACCTGGCTGCCGAAGTGCTCGAGCTCGCCGGCAACGCGGCTCGCGACAACAAGAAGACCAGGATCATCCCCCGCCACCTGCAGCTGGCCATCCGCAACGACGAGGAGCTGAACAAGCTGCTCTCCGGCGTTACCATCGCGCAGGGCGGCGTGTTGCCCAACATCCAAGCCGTGCTTCTGCCCAAGAAGACCGAGAAGAAGGCGTAA
- the LOC119435145 gene encoding uncharacterized protein LOC119435145 — MSAVRALGVEGRLLAYIRAFLSDRTSAVRVGQAISSPRPVTCGVPQGSVLSPFLFNLALAPISECVRNSGHLPVRAVIYADDVALFVRGPPSAMAEMRRNLQAAVDAVGQFLRAIGLRLSATKSEALMVHPRATARLHTGRIIIDGVSLPWRPIVRYLGLTIDHRLTWSPAVKRLRAVMRRVEAAVRALLARGDGCPPSFAAGMYNAVALSCVLYALPLCDLRPSQWRHIDIDQRRVLRMCHGLPRTSRVAETLAETGAWPVSLTADLRALGHIERLSRAPGAGPILSCLRELPKSRVGKLLELYDSIVVDAPATPADWPPPNKRVPLRVCLDLPGVRSKHRTPHCAIVQEAAARIQDDLVGRAHLYTDGSVRQDGSAAAACVVPHLDIARQCRLSYRASSTTAELVGLHLAADILEELPFLNRVAILSDSRAALHQLLLDERAPLLAQRVACRLHALQQQGCDLCLQWIPSHVGIAGNESADDLAKRAHEPAVPLSLRVNSFDTARRNIRRELALRHPDSRVAQERPPRLLPESGLTRRERAFLLALRTGSVWPAERKHRLRGAPSPLCQDCGATETLQHLLCECPAFFTARATLARIYRAHGLPCSSPHEILHPSGCSSSHLKLYRALLSFVDDTGLTDRV, encoded by the coding sequence ATGTCGGCTGTACGCGCCCTTGGCGTTGAGGGCAGACTCCTCGCCTACATACGAGCCTTCCTCAGTGACAGGACATCTGCTGTCCGTGTCGGCCAGGCCATCAGCTCCCCCCGTCCTGTGACGTGCGGCGTGCCACAGGGGAGTGTCCTCAGCCCATTCCTCTTTAACCTCGCGCTTGCGCCCATCAGCGAGTGCGTGCGAAACAGTGGGCACCTTCCTGTGCGCGCCGTgatttacgcggacgacgtgGCACTATTCGTCCGTGGCCCTCCTTCGGCCATGGCGGAGATGCGTCGAAACCTCCAGGCGGCTGTTGATGCGGTTGGCCAATTCCTCCGTGCCATTGGCCTCCGCCTGTCGGCGACCAAATCGGAGGCCCTCATGGTCCACCCCCGCGCCACCGCCCGCCTCCACACTGGCCGCATAATCATCGATGGCGTCTCCCTTCCATGGCGACCCATCGTCCGCTACCTGGGGCTCACTATCGATCACCGCCTGACCTGGTCCCCCGCTGTGAAGCGACTCCGTGCCGTTATGCGCCGTGTCGAGGCCGCTGTGCGTGCTCTACTCGCGCGAGGTGATGGCTGCCCCCCCTCCTTCGCGGCGGGTATGTACAATGCGGTTGCCCTCTCCTGTGTCTTGTACGCGCTGCCGCTATGTGACCTGCGACCATCTCAGTGGCGGCACATCGATATCGACCAACGACGTGTCCTCCGAATGTGCCATGGCCTGCCCCGAACATCCCGTGTTGCTGAGACCCTCGCAGAAACCGGCgcctggcccgtctccctcacAGCCGATCTCCGCGCCCTCGGCCACATCGAGCGCCTCTCTCGTGCCCCGGGTGCCGGCCCCATCCTGTCCTGCCTGCGCGAACTCCCTAAATCTCGCGTGGGGAAGCTCCTCGAGCTTTACGATAGCATTGTGGTTGACGCCCCTGCCACCCCTGCAGACTGGCCCCCACCAAACAAGCGAGTTCCTTTGCGCGTGTGCCTCGACTTGCCGGGCGTCCGCTCCAAGCACCGCACGCCTCACTGCGCCATCGTTCAGGAGGCTGCTGCACGTATCCAGGACGACCTGGTGGGGAGGGCTCACCTCTACACAGACGGTTCTGTTCGTCAGGAcggctccgccgccgccgcctgtgTAGTGCCCCACCTTGACATCGCCAGACAGTGCCGCCTCTCTTATCGCGCCTCCTCCACCACAGCTGAGCTTGTCGGGCTCCACCTGGCAGCCGACATTCTTGAAGAGTTGCCATTCCTAAACAGGGTGGCAATTCTTAGCGACTCTAGGGCCGCTCTCCACCAGCTTCTCCTCGACGAGCGTGCCCCACTCCTGGCGCAACGAGTAGCCTGCAGACTCCACGCACTGCAGCAACAGGGGTGCGATCTCTGTCTCCAGTGGATACCTTCCCATGTCGGTATTGCCGGAAACGAGTCCGCAGACGACCTCGCGAAGCGCGCCCACGAGCCCGCCGTGCCTCTCTCGCTGCGCGTCAACTCGTTTGACACCGCGCGCCGAAATATCAGACGGGAACTTGCCCTGCGACACCCCGACAGCCGCGTCGCACAAGAGCGCCCGCCACGCCTTCTCCCGGAATCCGGTTTGACGAGAAGAGAGCGCGCCTTTCTCCTCGCCCTCCGGACCGGTTCCGTCTGGCCTGCCGAGCGAAAACATCGCCTCCGCGGAGCCCCCTCGCCTCTCTGCCAAGACTGCGGCGCTACAGAAACGCTGCAGCATCTCCTCTGCGAGTGCCCTGCATTCTTCACGGCGCGCGCCACCCTCGCCCGCATTTACCGTGCGCACGGCCTCCCATGTTCTTCACCACACGAAATtctgcacccctcgggctgctCTTCAAGTCACCTGAAGCTGTACCGTGCCCTCCTGAGCTTCGTTGACGACACCGGGCTCACTGACCGTGTCTAA
- the LOC119435143 gene encoding histone H3 gives MARTKQTARKSTGGKAPRKQLATKAARKSAPATGGVKKPHRYRPGTVALREIRRYQKSTELLIRKLPFQRLVREIAQDFKTDLRFQSSAVMALQEASEAYLVGLFEDTNLSATAEMSGRGKGGKGLGKGGAKRHRKVLRDNIQGITKPAIRRLARRGGVKRISGLIYEETRGVLKVFLENVIRDAVTYTEHAKRKTVTAMDVVYALKRQGRTLYGFGG, from the exons ATGGCCAGGACAAAGCAAACCGCCCGCAAGAGTACCGGCGGGAAGGCTCCGCGTAAGCAGCTTGCCACCAAGGCTGCTCGCAAGAGTGCACCTGCCACCGGCGGTGTCAAGAAGCCGCATCGTTATAGGCCGGGCACCGTGGCCCTGCGTGAAATCCGTCGTTACCAGAAGTCGACCGAGCTGCTGATCCGCAAGCTGCCGTTCCAGCGCCTGGTGAGGGAAATCGCGCAGGACTTCAAGACCGACCTGCGATTCCAGAGCTCGGCTGTGATGGCTCTTCAGGAGGCTAGCGAGGCCTACCTGGTCGGTCTCTTCGAGGACACCAACCTGT cagcaacagccgaaatGTCTGGACGTGGCAAGGGCGGCAAGGGGCTCGGCAAGGGTGGCGCCAAGCGTCATCGCAAGGTCTTGCGTGACAACATCCAGGGCATCACCAAGCCTGCCATCCGTCGTCTCGCTCGCCGTGGTGGTGTCAAGCGCATCTCTGGCCTGATCTACGAGGAGACGCGCGGTGTCCTCAAGGTGTTCCTCGAGAACGTGATCCGGGATGCCGTCACCTACACTGAGCACGCCAAGCGCAAGACCGTCACAGCCATGGACGTCGTGTACGCTCTGAAGCGCCAGGGCCGCACCCTCTACGGTTTCGGAGGCTAA
- the LOC125941858 gene encoding histone H2A-like, translating into MSGRGKGGKAKGKSKTRSSRAGLQFPVGRIHRLLRKGNYAERVGAGAPVYLAAVLEYLAAEVLELAGNAARDNKKTRIIPRHLQLAIRNDEELNKLLSGVTIAQGGVLPNIQAVLLPKKTEKKA; encoded by the coding sequence aTGTCCGGACGTGGCAAAGGAGGCAAGGCAAAGGGCAAGAGCAAGACCCGTTCCAGCCGTGCGGGTCTCCAGTTCCCCGTGGGCCGCATCCACCGTCTCCTGCGCAAGGGAAACTACGCTGAGCGCGTCGGAGCGGGCGCTCCCGTCTACCTCGCGGCCGTCCTCGAGTACCTGGCTGCCGAAGTGCTCGAGCTCGCCGGCAACGCGGCTCGCGACAACAAGAAGACCAGGATCATCCCCCGCCACCTGCAGCTGGCCATCCGCAACGACGAGGAGCTGAACAAGCTGCTCTCCGGCGTTACCATCGCGCAGGGCGGCGTGTTGCCCAACATCCAAGCCGTGCTTCTGCCCAAGAAGACCGAGAAGAAGGCGTAA
- the LOC119435141 gene encoding histone H2B — translation MPPQPSGKAVKKAGKAQKNVRATDKKKKKRRRKESFSIYIYKVLKQVHPDTGVSSKAMSIMNSFVNDIFERIAAESSRLAHYNKRSTITSREIQTAVRLLLPGELAKHAVSEGTKAVTKYTSSK, via the coding sequence ATGCCTCCCCAGCCGAGCGGTAAGGCCGTGAAGAAGGCCGGCAAGGCGCAGAAGAATGTGCGCGCCAccgacaagaagaagaagaagcgccgcAGGAAGGAGAGCTTCTCCATCTACATCTACAAGGTGCTGAAGCAGGTGCACCCCGACACTGGAGTCTCCAGCAAGGCCATGTCCATCATGAACAGCTTCGTGAACGACATCTTCGAGCGCATCGCCGCCGAGTCGTCCCGTCTGGCTCACTACAACAAGCGCTCGACCATCACGAGCCgggagatccagactgccgtgcgtctgctgctgccgGGCGAGCTGGCCAAGCACGCCGTGTCCGAGGGCACCAAAGCCGTCACCAAGTACACCAGCTCCAAGTAG